The following are encoded together in the Halopiger aswanensis genome:
- a CDS encoding ATP-dependent DNA helicase: MDNPADENAPAEDADENLEPKGNQRAVIDSDAACVSVDAGAGTGKTTTMLMRIEHAIETGAVDPDDVLVLTFANEAAGSIRDAVAERLDPDTAAAIDVYTYHSFCYRLVREYAYYLGYSPEFEVVTERKRRRIVGRLLATTDYGFAASPERHGPQSDLTDAVDDFIQTMSQEDVTPEQLRAGLPDVRTIELCNEFVLWLERRAGQDLSFDSEALRYFNRDEHLETARESLVGYGKLVEYCREKIAESPEPFREDAVVRDVDRYLRVLQTCVTNTIEALSLEEPTTKQLPRALFGNEIWRQKTERIEQSPFGRLKHYVEFLRLARHYADVYADYHEALAEERALDFDELVRTATELLDDEAIADEITGQWDQVYCDEFQDTDETQFGLITELTDGSDRPDLLAIGDKDQAIYGWRGTDREGLDRLADEYDDHESIELELNFRSRQEILDLTNHCDYGPQSSKTLREVGRENGERADAAEPVDRVVKVESADVPGSTADQVATTVSRLLNGEAETVPQRSLEDVAIIVRTNRHAQAVADELRERRIPYEISGSPRGEISPGIRTVLSYLRTPVDPDADVHLRRVLLYRYRLSEADLTTLQGRDGSLYDAVFDIDPDALENPDRLETAREHLEELATLRDVYPLSGFIRRFRELTRIEWFLTSDERADLDRLDRFVERYDPETVVGTLTSEFVDALERTLRGGGSDRTRGTQSTDSIDVMTVHQAKGLEFDTVLVPYLSDEEWCVESDYAQRARERLLAATLDDEIESPLCSDLAAETVAEEWRVLHVALTRAENHLFVFGAEYDYDGGEEELGVSTADACLAADIEWSTAGQRMNLWSSLTESFERVRAQYPETVADRTDEIAHSADVTPGSITYYSDYDERDVEPLETREAIETVHRLGQLLREGTLLPAADAASHGDEDVRESVRMPSGRRPSALTTDTVRFPVETLSDATELPVAMRHSYSAMATHDTCPRKHYLEHVVTAMDDPLPLGAVDSRGGSGAGGSRIVGTVFHDVAEEAFYREYETRDEWREAAVRQLTARDLLEHREPVLACIDRYFEATAPGFDRPVAEWEPLAAEVPFSLSEVDGVAGDVIGYVDSIRRLPADVAADADAGALSRPRERAGDLAVLDYKTTAERIDPDDAVQLALYARACEQRFDEPIGAVGYVYVGDLEGADTETGGEPRVELFDPDDLPPWASVRGTLESVDDPAYLETTPGDHCQYCPHRSLGCAPDEYLEDVAVGLESRSLTDD; the protein is encoded by the coding sequence ATGGATAACCCGGCCGACGAGAACGCTCCCGCAGAAGACGCGGACGAGAACCTCGAGCCGAAGGGCAACCAGCGGGCGGTCATCGACAGCGACGCGGCCTGCGTCTCCGTCGACGCCGGCGCCGGGACCGGGAAGACGACGACGATGCTCATGCGGATCGAGCACGCCATCGAGACGGGGGCGGTCGACCCCGACGACGTGCTGGTGCTCACCTTCGCGAACGAGGCCGCCGGCAGCATCCGCGACGCCGTCGCCGAGCGGCTCGATCCGGATACCGCGGCCGCGATCGACGTCTACACTTACCACTCGTTCTGTTACCGGCTCGTCCGCGAGTACGCCTACTACCTCGGCTACTCGCCGGAGTTCGAGGTCGTCACCGAGCGCAAGCGCCGCCGGATCGTCGGCCGCCTGCTCGCGACCACCGACTACGGCTTCGCGGCCTCGCCCGAGCGTCACGGTCCACAGTCGGACCTGACCGACGCTGTCGACGACTTCATCCAAACGATGAGCCAGGAGGACGTCACCCCCGAGCAGCTCCGGGCGGGCCTGCCGGACGTGCGAACCATCGAACTCTGCAACGAGTTCGTCCTCTGGCTCGAGCGCCGCGCCGGACAGGATCTCTCCTTCGATTCGGAGGCGCTGCGATACTTCAACCGCGACGAGCACCTCGAGACGGCCCGCGAGTCGCTGGTCGGCTACGGGAAACTCGTCGAGTACTGCCGCGAGAAGATCGCCGAGTCGCCCGAGCCGTTCCGCGAGGACGCGGTCGTGCGGGACGTCGACCGCTATCTGCGGGTCCTCCAGACCTGCGTAACGAATACCATCGAGGCGCTCTCGCTCGAGGAGCCGACGACCAAACAGCTTCCGCGGGCGCTGTTCGGCAACGAGATCTGGCGGCAGAAAACGGAGCGCATAGAGCAGAGCCCGTTCGGCCGGCTGAAACACTACGTCGAGTTCCTCCGGCTGGCGCGCCACTACGCCGACGTCTACGCGGATTACCACGAGGCCTTAGCCGAGGAGCGCGCGCTGGATTTCGACGAACTGGTGCGGACGGCCACGGAGTTGCTGGACGACGAGGCGATCGCGGACGAGATCACCGGCCAGTGGGACCAGGTCTACTGCGACGAGTTCCAGGACACCGACGAGACGCAGTTCGGCCTCATCACCGAACTGACCGACGGGTCCGACCGACCGGACCTGCTCGCGATCGGCGACAAGGACCAGGCGATCTACGGCTGGCGCGGCACCGACCGCGAGGGGCTGGATCGGCTCGCCGACGAGTACGACGACCACGAGTCGATCGAACTCGAGCTTAACTTCCGTTCGCGCCAGGAGATCCTCGATCTCACGAACCACTGCGATTACGGCCCCCAGTCCTCGAAGACGCTGCGGGAGGTCGGCCGAGAGAACGGCGAGAGAGCGGACGCCGCAGAGCCGGTCGACCGCGTCGTCAAAGTCGAGAGCGCCGACGTCCCCGGGTCGACCGCCGACCAGGTCGCGACGACGGTCTCGAGGCTGCTCAACGGCGAGGCCGAAACCGTTCCCCAGCGGAGCCTCGAGGACGTCGCGATCATCGTGCGGACGAACCGTCACGCGCAAGCGGTCGCGGACGAACTCCGGGAGCGACGGATTCCCTACGAAATCTCGGGCTCGCCGCGGGGCGAAATCTCGCCGGGAATTCGGACGGTGCTCTCCTACCTCCGCACCCCCGTCGATCCGGACGCCGACGTCCACCTCCGGCGGGTGCTGCTCTACCGCTACCGGCTCTCGGAGGCCGACCTAACAACCCTGCAGGGACGCGACGGATCGCTCTACGACGCCGTCTTCGATATCGATCCCGACGCCCTCGAAAACCCGGACCGCCTCGAGACGGCGCGCGAGCACCTCGAGGAACTCGCGACGCTGCGGGACGTCTACCCGCTCTCGGGCTTTATCCGCCGGTTCCGCGAGTTGACCCGGATCGAGTGGTTCCTCACGAGCGACGAGCGGGCGGACCTCGACCGTCTCGACCGGTTCGTCGAGCGCTACGATCCCGAGACCGTCGTCGGGACGCTGACGTCCGAGTTCGTCGATGCGCTGGAGCGGACGCTCCGAGGCGGCGGCAGCGACCGAACGCGGGGCACCCAGTCGACGGACTCGATCGACGTGATGACCGTCCACCAGGCGAAGGGCCTCGAGTTCGACACCGTCCTCGTCCCCTACCTCTCCGACGAGGAGTGGTGCGTCGAATCCGACTACGCCCAGCGCGCCCGCGAGCGGCTGCTCGCGGCGACCCTCGACGACGAGATCGAGTCGCCGCTGTGTTCGGATCTGGCCGCCGAGACCGTCGCGGAGGAGTGGCGCGTCCTCCACGTCGCGCTGACCCGAGCCGAAAATCACCTGTTCGTCTTCGGCGCCGAGTACGACTACGACGGCGGCGAGGAGGAACTCGGGGTTTCGACCGCCGACGCCTGTCTCGCGGCCGATATCGAGTGGTCGACCGCCGGCCAGCGGATGAACCTCTGGTCGTCGCTGACCGAGAGCTTCGAACGGGTGCGGGCGCAGTACCCCGAAACGGTCGCCGACCGGACCGACGAAATCGCCCACTCCGCCGACGTTACGCCGGGTTCGATCACCTACTACAGCGACTACGACGAGCGGGACGTCGAACCGCTCGAGACGCGCGAGGCGATCGAGACCGTCCACCGGCTCGGTCAGCTGTTGCGGGAGGGGACGTTGCTCCCGGCGGCCGACGCCGCCAGCCACGGCGACGAGGACGTCCGCGAGTCGGTCCGGATGCCCAGCGGTCGCCGGCCCTCGGCGCTGACGACCGACACCGTCCGGTTCCCGGTCGAGACGCTCTCGGATGCGACCGAGCTCCCGGTCGCGATGCGCCACAGCTACAGCGCGATGGCAACCCACGACACCTGCCCGCGAAAGCACTACCTCGAGCACGTCGTGACGGCGATGGACGACCCGCTACCCCTCGGCGCGGTCGATTCGCGGGGCGGGAGCGGGGCCGGCGGCTCGCGGATCGTCGGCACCGTCTTCCACGACGTCGCCGAGGAGGCCTTCTACCGGGAGTACGAGACGCGCGACGAGTGGCGCGAGGCCGCCGTTCGACAGCTGACCGCGCGGGACCTGCTCGAGCACCGCGAGCCGGTGCTGGCCTGCATCGATCGCTACTTCGAGGCGACTGCGCCCGGATTCGACCGGCCGGTCGCGGAGTGGGAGCCGCTCGCGGCCGAAGTGCCGTTCTCGCTGTCCGAAGTCGACGGCGTGGCCGGCGACGTGATCGGCTACGTGGACTCGATTCGGCGGCTGCCCGCGGACGTCGCGGCCGACGCCGACGCTGGTGCACTGTCACGGCCCCGAGAGCGAGCCGGCGACCTCGCCGTCCTCGACTACAAGACGACGGCCGAGCGGATCGATCCCGACGACGCGGTCCAGTTGGCGCTGTACGCGCGGGCCTGCGAGCAGCGCTTCGACGAGCCGATCGGCGCCGTCGGCTACGTCTACGTCGGCGACCTCGAGGGCGCAGACACAGAAACTGGGGGCGAACCGCGCGTCGAACTGTTCGACCCCGACGACCTCCCGCCGTGGGCGAGCGTCCGCGGGACGCTCGAGTCCGTCGACGATCCCGCCTACCTCGAGACGACGCCGGGCGACCACTGTCAGTACTGCCCTCACCGGTCGCTCGGCTGTGCGCCCGACGAGTACCTCGAGGACGTGGCGGTCGGTCTCGAGTCGCGGTCGCTGACGGACGATTGA
- a CDS encoding 8-oxo-dGTP diphosphatase has translation MIEATLCFPMRSRSNGDDPTASADDAPDEVLLIEKRRGLGEGWYNGPGGKLESAETPRECAVRETREEVGLGIDPADLEKAGELRFLLNGEEHTFCHVFRTTEFDGEPAASAEARPEWVPVEDVPYDQMWEDDRLWLPTVLEGETVRGEFRFEAEGDEPLDEAEFVDHDLETGVSFEAGD, from the coding sequence ATGATCGAGGCGACGCTGTGTTTTCCGATGCGCTCGCGGTCGAATGGCGACGACCCGACAGCTAGCGCCGACGACGCTCCTGACGAGGTCCTCCTCATCGAGAAGCGCCGCGGGCTCGGCGAGGGCTGGTACAACGGCCCCGGCGGTAAACTCGAGAGCGCGGAGACCCCCCGGGAGTGCGCCGTCCGCGAGACCCGCGAGGAGGTCGGTCTCGGGATCGATCCGGCCGACCTCGAGAAGGCGGGCGAGCTCCGATTCCTGCTGAACGGCGAGGAACACACGTTCTGTCACGTCTTCCGGACGACGGAATTCGACGGCGAGCCGGCGGCCTCCGCCGAAGCGCGTCCGGAGTGGGTCCCGGTCGAGGACGTGCCCTACGACCAGATGTGGGAGGACGACCGGCTGTGGCTGCCGACGGTGCTCGAGGGCGAGACCGTCCGCGGCGAGTTCCGCTTCGAGGCTGAGGGCGACGAGCCCTTAGACGAAGCCGAGTTCGTCGACCACGACCTCGAGACCGGCGTCTCGTTCGAGGCGGGCGACTAA
- a CDS encoding alpha-amylase domain-containing protein, whose translation MEANDSRDRDALDVDRRTLLRAGATLGALSVAGVSVGTERTRAMPDGPTSDADGEPVLYQYFHAEWRDVEDDLQRLADLGIDGIWVPQPATPMLEWADQTTADQDGYYGDPHPDYGYLEPHPPIGYQPVDYRDFDSPYGTEAALESMIETAHEHDIDVVVDAVLNHMASATGPDGAVELPQFDRDEHFHDYGTLGEDCYWQGEGNDEERALYECDLLGLPSFDHEHPHVQREQADYIERIADLGADGLRLDAAGHVWPWYFESEINPLADDLGLWRVGEVWDGDKDTVTEFANTGMTVFDYPLYYALLDAFEGGDMTALAQDAARGIVHEDPSAAVTFVQNHDAPGPNVGIDDGDDPANYDEEGTEVELAHAYVLSFPGTPMLFLTAESSAAVDDPYLEDLIWIKRNLASGPAIDRYVGEDLYAFEREANLLAGINNGPAERTEWVETSWVNEPLVDYTGHRGSITTNDDGWVELSVPSNGWVMYAPEGRGETARPDGELTLRVTVEVEPGESVYFTGGTDELTNWGGGVEGTWSAGNVWQVTIDDPGEFEWKTRRGPSGATGDVWERGRNHDRAATHPEHQGWDA comes from the coding sequence ATGGAAGCCAACGACTCTCGCGATCGAGACGCACTTGACGTCGACCGACGAACGCTGCTGCGAGCCGGTGCGACGCTCGGCGCGCTGTCGGTCGCCGGCGTTTCCGTCGGCACCGAGCGCACGCGGGCGATGCCGGACGGTCCGACCTCGGACGCCGACGGCGAACCGGTTCTCTACCAGTACTTCCACGCGGAGTGGCGGGACGTCGAAGACGACCTGCAGCGCCTCGCCGACCTCGGGATCGACGGTATCTGGGTCCCGCAGCCGGCGACACCCATGCTCGAGTGGGCGGACCAGACCACCGCGGATCAGGACGGCTACTACGGCGATCCGCACCCGGACTACGGCTACCTCGAGCCCCATCCGCCGATCGGCTACCAGCCGGTCGACTACCGGGACTTCGACTCGCCCTACGGGACCGAGGCGGCGCTCGAGTCGATGATCGAGACCGCTCACGAGCACGACATCGACGTCGTCGTCGACGCCGTGCTCAATCACATGGCGTCGGCGACCGGTCCCGACGGCGCGGTCGAACTGCCCCAATTCGATCGGGACGAACACTTTCACGACTACGGGACGCTCGGCGAGGACTGTTACTGGCAAGGGGAGGGGAACGACGAGGAGCGCGCGCTCTACGAGTGCGATCTGCTCGGGTTGCCCTCGTTCGATCACGAACACCCTCACGTGCAGCGCGAGCAGGCTGACTACATCGAGCGGATCGCCGACCTCGGCGCCGACGGACTGCGGCTCGACGCCGCCGGTCACGTCTGGCCGTGGTACTTCGAGTCCGAGATCAACCCGCTCGCCGACGACCTCGGCCTCTGGCGCGTCGGCGAGGTCTGGGACGGGGACAAGGACACGGTCACGGAGTTCGCGAACACCGGCATGACCGTCTTCGACTACCCGCTGTACTACGCCCTCCTCGACGCCTTCGAGGGCGGCGACATGACCGCGCTCGCACAGGACGCGGCGCGGGGCATCGTCCACGAGGACCCGAGCGCCGCCGTGACGTTCGTCCAGAACCACGACGCTCCGGGCCCGAACGTCGGCATCGACGACGGCGACGATCCGGCGAACTACGACGAGGAAGGCACCGAAGTCGAACTCGCCCACGCCTACGTCCTCTCGTTCCCGGGGACGCCGATGCTCTTTCTCACCGCGGAGAGCAGCGCCGCCGTCGACGACCCGTACCTCGAGGACTTGATCTGGATCAAACGGAACCTCGCGTCCGGGCCGGCTATCGATCGGTACGTCGGCGAAGACCTCTACGCTTTCGAGCGGGAGGCGAACCTGTTGGCGGGGATCAACAACGGCCCCGCCGAGCGAACCGAGTGGGTCGAAACGTCCTGGGTGAACGAACCGCTCGTCGATTACACCGGGCACCGAGGGTCGATCACCACCAACGACGACGGCTGGGTCGAACTGTCCGTTCCGTCCAACGGATGGGTGATGTACGCGCCCGAGGGTCGGGGCGAAACCGCCCGACCTGACGGCGAACTCACGTTACGGGTGACCGTCGAGGTCGAACCCGGCGAATCCGTCTACTTCACCGGCGGGACCGACGAACTCACGAACTGGGGCGGCGGCGTCGAGGGCACCTGGTCGGCGGGTAACGTCTGGCAGGTCACGATCGACGATCCGGGCGAATTCGAGTGGAAGACGCGGCGCGGTCCGTCCGGCGCCACCGGCGACGTCTGGGAGCGCGGCCGGAACCACGATCGGGCTGCGACCCACCCCGAGCATCAGGGCTGGGACGCGTAA
- the proS gene encoding proline--tRNA ligase yields MSDESQELGITESKSHKPGEWYAEVVQKAGLADYAPMGGFIVTKPRGYALWESIQDALDGWFKDTGVDNVYFPMFIPESFLEREKDIVEGFDPEVAWVTQGGHEELEERLAVRPTSESIITPFMADWVRSHRDLPLRLNQWCSVVRWEATETKPFFRTKEFMWQEGHTAHASSEDAWKEVWTRLGQYERVYEDVLAIPVLRGKKPEHDKFPGADTTTTVEALMPDGKSVQGGTSHHLGQSFAEAFDITFVDEDEEERTAYTTSWGLSWRALGALVMTHSDDQGLVLPPTIAPTQVVIVPIWQEDTKEDVLEYSEGIAEELEEAGFRVELDDRDERNPGFKFNEHELNGVPLRLEIGPNEVEDEEVTLVHRPDNEQSVGDRDEIVDTVDAHLEEIYDKLYETAEENLEENIREAHSPEEIMGTIGKHGGYVKTPWCGDEACEEAIKEKVAAEIVMQPLEDEGGETAGEVPEPEEDECGVCGEPADEIAYFAKSY; encoded by the coding sequence ATGAGCGACGAGAGTCAGGAACTCGGGATCACCGAGTCGAAATCGCACAAGCCCGGCGAGTGGTACGCCGAAGTCGTCCAGAAGGCCGGTCTCGCGGACTACGCGCCGATGGGCGGATTCATCGTCACCAAGCCTCGCGGCTACGCGCTCTGGGAGTCGATCCAGGACGCGCTCGACGGCTGGTTCAAGGACACGGGCGTCGACAACGTCTACTTCCCCATGTTCATCCCCGAGTCCTTCCTCGAGCGCGAGAAGGACATCGTCGAAGGGTTCGACCCCGAGGTCGCCTGGGTCACCCAGGGCGGCCACGAAGAACTCGAGGAGCGGCTCGCGGTCCGGCCGACCAGCGAATCGATCATCACGCCTTTCATGGCCGACTGGGTCCGCAGCCACCGCGACCTGCCGCTGCGGCTGAACCAGTGGTGTTCCGTGGTGCGGTGGGAGGCCACCGAGACCAAGCCCTTCTTCCGGACGAAGGAGTTCATGTGGCAGGAGGGCCACACCGCCCACGCCTCGAGCGAGGACGCCTGGAAGGAGGTCTGGACCCGACTGGGCCAGTACGAGCGCGTCTACGAGGACGTCCTTGCGATTCCGGTGCTGCGCGGCAAGAAGCCCGAGCACGACAAGTTCCCCGGCGCGGACACCACGACGACGGTCGAGGCGCTGATGCCCGACGGCAAGTCCGTCCAGGGCGGCACCAGCCACCACCTCGGCCAGTCCTTCGCCGAGGCGTTCGACATCACCTTCGTCGACGAGGACGAGGAGGAACGGACCGCCTACACCACCTCGTGGGGGCTCTCCTGGCGCGCGCTCGGCGCGCTCGTCATGACCCACTCGGACGATCAGGGGCTCGTGCTGCCCCCGACCATCGCGCCCACGCAGGTCGTCATCGTCCCCATCTGGCAGGAAGACACCAAGGAGGACGTCCTCGAGTACTCCGAGGGGATCGCCGAAGAACTCGAGGAGGCCGGCTTCCGCGTCGAACTCGACGACCGCGACGAGCGCAATCCCGGCTTCAAGTTCAACGAGCACGAACTCAACGGCGTCCCGCTCCGCCTGGAGATCGGCCCCAACGAGGTCGAAGACGAGGAGGTCACGCTCGTCCACCGCCCCGACAACGAGCAGTCCGTCGGCGACCGCGACGAGATCGTCGACACCGTCGACGCGCACCTCGAGGAGATCTACGACAAACTCTACGAAACCGCCGAGGAGAACTTAGAGGAGAACATCCGCGAGGCCCACAGCCCCGAGGAGATCATGGGCACGATCGGCAAGCACGGCGGCTACGTGAAGACGCCGTGGTGCGGCGACGAGGCCTGCGAGGAGGCCATCAAGGAGAAGGTTGCCGCCGAAATCGTCATGCAGCCCCTCGAGGACGAGGGCGGCGAAACCGCGGGCGAGGTGCCCGAACCCGAGGAGGACGAGTGCGGCGTCTGCGGCGAACCTGCCGACGAGATCGCGTACTTCGCGAAGTCGTACTGA